CATGCCGAGAAAATACAACTGTATTAACAACCATGAATGATCAAAAAGATACCACGCAACAAATCTTTCGAAAAATAAACCAATACACAAATTGAAGGAAAGAGAGTAACACTAAATAATACAACAAATTTACACAAATTTTACAGAATACTATCAAGAGAACAAACAAAAGCCCTCTCTCGTTCCTGGGAGTCCAGACAATTTCAGACAGCTCTCCTGCCAATTTAGCACCAACGTCAAAAGATCACAACACCCAAGCAAACATGGAAAGAAAGAAGGCATACAAAAGAAATCCAACTCTCACCCACCAATCCTGTTTATAAGACTATCCAAATTGgagaaatatgattttaatttttcaacaaatgaaacaaggagaaaaagaagaaaacattgTATCATTCATAAATAAAGAACCCTGATTATTGTGTCTGCAGTTTTGTGTTCATCAATTTGAAATGGGAGATTTGATCAAGTTTTTGCAGCTCCATTAATCAGAGACGGGTTTGGTCTTGGATCTGTACAAcaagatcttcttcttcttggagCTCAAATTGTCAATGGTGAGCACAATTTTACCAGCTTCACCAACCCTGTAGCTGTTGGAGATCACTGGTTCATCACTTGGCCCAAGCTTCGTTGTCTTTTGTACAATCACAGTGTAGCCACCTTCAGCACTCGGCGAGAACTCTGCCCCATAGCTAACATCCCATCCTACAACTCTCAATTCCCAAACCAGAAGGCTTGGCTACAAAAGCAGATGGATCTTTTAGtatcaaatcaaataaacaGACACCAAAAAACTACACGAAACAAAAGATTATGAGTTTctgattaaaaaatatatatatataattcaagtCGTCCTCCTACCTCAGAAACTGGGAATTCAACAGTATGTTTGGTTCCTGCCTTTATGGAAACTTCAGTAACAGGGTCTTCAATGGAGAATTCTTGCTCGCCCTCCCTGCTTAATCCACCATACTGAATTGGTACTTGTTCAGGAGCAACGTATCTGAGAAGGGAACACAAAGAAACCAAAGTACAGGCCAAGGCTACATGAGATTGAGACATTTGTTGCAGTGGAAAACAAGCTTGAAAGGTCATTAATGgcggaaaaatgaaaaagaaaaaaataataaaagttttaattatacACCCACTTGAATAGGGTCTCGGCAGTCTTGGATGGTCCGGCGAACACAAACTTGCTCTTTGTTCTCTGAGTGAAAAAGGGGCTGATCATCCTGTTCACGGCCAAGTACCACCATGACACGTTGATGAACACCTTCAGAGGAATTAAATTTCATCGTAAGATCAAACAGTTTCTTAATCAAGTTGATTtggagggagaaagaaaaaTGGATTGAATATGGCGATACCTGTTTGGCAGCGAATTCAGGATAATTGTCTTGGAAGAGTTGCAGAGCTCGCCTGGTGGCGTTTCTGAGCTCCCACTTGGTGAGTCCAGGCGAGTTTTTGAGGTCGTTGACTTGAACAATGGTGGAGATGCCATTGGGGCTGAAGTCGAGCTTTCTGATGCTCTTCTCCAGAAACTGAATCCTCCATCGGAGGAATTTGAGGCTCTTTTCGTCGTCGGAGAAGGTGATCTGATACAAGTCCTTGTTCTCGAACTCACCGAACACGTTGTAGCAGACTGGGTGGCCTTCCCTGTCGACGCCATGGGAGAACACCACTTTGTCCCACTGGTTCCCCAAGTCCTCGTCCAGAAGAGCCTCGATGCCGAATTGTTTTCGCCAACGAACCGTGTTCTTGATCATCGTAAAAGCATCTTTCACCTTGAAGTCTCTGGCGCGGAGGAATTTCAACAAAATCACATCGCTCCTTTCGTCACCGAGGAGAGGAATTCCCCAGATGAACACCTCCTCTGGTGGAGGTGGCGGCACAGGCTCTGCCGCTTCTGCTTCGGGCTCAGCCTTCGCCTCTTCCTTGGGCAGGGCTGGTTCCTCCGGCTGCGGGGCCGAGACGGCAACTACAGTTTCCTCGATCGCTTCCACCGTCTTGGCACCATCCTCGTCGATAACTGCCACTTTCTCCACCACCGTCGATGGCTCTGCCGCCTTCTCTTCCGGTTTTGGAGCCAACGAAGTCTCGGGCGCGGGACTAGGAGTGATTGTGTCTTCCACCTTCACCGTCACCGTCACAGTCTCTGGTTGTGGTTCGGTTTTGGGAGGCTCTTCGATCACAACTTCTTTGGGAGGTTGTTCCTCGGGTACAGCTTCTTTGGGAGCATCGGATTTGTCTTCGATTTTAGTCTCTTCAGCAGGCTTGTCAGGGTCTTCCTTCTTTTCCTCGGACGGCTTGTCTTCTTCCTTAAGCGGAGGAGGGGGTAGAGGAGCAGTGAAGTCATGGTTATTGAGAGCCTCCTGAATCAGAAGCTTAAGATCGGCCAGCGCCTTCCTCTGGGACTCCGGAAGCTCAGCAACGACGTTGGTCTCCTCCTTGAAAGAAACAGACTGAGAGATCTTCTCAAAGTCCTCGGCGGCTTTTGGCTTCTCCGCCTCTGCAACTTCCTCCACGGAATCAGGGTTGGCAGGAGCAGGGTCAGGTAGTTCCTTCTCCGGGGCAGGGGCCGGGGCAGGGGCAGGGTCCTCCGGGACAGGTTGAGAAGAAGGCTGGGGTTCGGCAGCAGCAGGCTTCTGGGTTTCCTCAGCCATgactagaagaagaagaagaagaagaagaaaggagtaTTGTTTGTGAGTGAAacagagaaaagaagaaagaagggcTTAATAGTGAAGAGGAGAGGCGAAgtggaaagaagaagaagaagaagaagaaaggatgCGAGGGGTATGTGTGTTGTTTGCCGTTGTAATGATAACAAAGAACAGACTGTCAGAGCCCTTCGCCAGCTGTCATGCCACTTTGTTTGTGGGCCcttctcctcctcctcttcCCTATCTCATCCTCTCTCCCCCCTTCTTTTTACAACGTTATtcttccttcccttccttctcAAACTTCAATCATCATTCTCATTCTTTAACTTTAATCTCTCTTTAATCATtcttttttctcaaatcataaattttgtctatttataatattttggtTTCTTCTTTACTTCTTCAACGTTAAAATTATCCCTTATTGAGTTATCATGCctcaaattaatatattataattacaaataaaataaagtttcttGGTCTACAAAATAGAGAAAGAGATGAATATagaatttcttaaaaatataaaaatttcaataatatttactattaaagtttaattatttaaaatactccaagttttttaatttttcatttttttttaatttcacaaatttacttaacacaaaatttaaagtataattTATACCACTGAATTTTAAGTGTTGTATTAGtttaaatcctaaattaataattatatcaatttaaaccctaaactttgggAATAGTATCAATTTGAactccaaactaataattgtatcaatttaaaccatgaactttcataattgtatcaacttacACCattcattatgttttatttggatacacttataaatgtttaaggtataaattaatatatttatgaaaatttaggatttaaattgatacacttatgaaagttcaagttttaaattgatataattattagtttgaggtttaaattgatacaaatctcAAAGTtcggggtttaaattgatacaaccccaaagttaaaggtttaaattaatacaattcttagtttagggtttaaattgatacaatctccAAAGTTTAGGGGTATAAGTTGATATTCGCCCAAATTTAAAGGatagattttgtatttttttttcaataattttaaatgtttaataagacataaatttaaaatgtcataAACTTATTAGACACTTTCTTTATATATGTTCACCAATTTTCATACCAATGAAAATAATTGTCTTcacttatatatcatatatttcttcCATAACTATAATACTTCGTTTCCACTTAACAAAAACAATTAGTACATATTTGAGAGTGAGTTTGAagtcaaaattattgttgtCATATTCAAAACCATCTCGAAACAAGTATTtatcactcaaaattaatttaatatttaactttacacttttaaatgcattttttatatcataaaaaattattttaaattatcaaaatatattttagagtgactttcaaattgataaaaataattttagctATTTGAAAATTACTCTTCGACATGgttttaatatcaaaattattttgaaaaattttattaaCAAACCATTTCACTCACTTGtatcaaaatggaaaaattgtccaaaataacCCCTTTAGTTTTTACATTTCAAAAGTAGCATGCTTTTTGAAATCTCGTAGAATTGATTTTTCTCGGGCCTTCTCAGGTAAGATCGAGTCCGAGATTGTGTTAATTGTTTTAACTTTTGAATATCAAATTTGATTGATGGGAAATGAATTTTACGAATATGCCCTcagtaatataaaaataatataattattataattaccCATTTTTTGGGAAATAGATGGTTGGCTTGCTCAACAAGTTTCCTAAACATGATCAAAAGTTTTCCCTAGTGTTTGGCCGTCCTCAAAATCCTCAGGTCTCATCTTTttgcatacattaaaaaaaacaagataaatgtagcaatattattttttgtaaatttgttggagttgTTATTAGCATGTTGTTGATGCAATCATTTATGTTTTCGTGGTTGTTTATGCATTCTCGGTCGAAACTCAATAATCTCGGCCATGATTGAGTATAATTACACCGAGATTTAGTGGAGGGTTTAAAATCTCGGTCGAGATTTTTATATAGTTGCACCGAGATTATTCAATATCCCCGAGATTTTGCCTgaatttattaagtttgttgaacctgtatatgattttttttagggatgctttatatatttgtttgttttgtggGTGAATGGAAGGAGGATGAGAAATAATGCATAGGGAGTCAGTTGAAAGGGCTGATTGTCGATGTCAGAATAAAGTATGAGAAGTTTTTATGGGAAATATATAGAATTAGTAGGATAAATTCTGTTGAATTTGAATTGGTTATAAGGTGTTTGTACATTGTTAGACCAAATGTAGCTGCCTTTGTGATAAGTAATCAAGAAgatctccatttttttcttaattggTGACAATATGTCTCAAGTGGCCCTTTTAGTATCGAAGTTACCCATAGGAGTCCATAAACCTAGGAGTACAATACTATCCTATCCAGTTCAAAATGTCTCAACATTTGCATCCGAACTTGAATTTATTCCTGAATACAATACGATTTTCAATGAGGTGCAATCATTAAGTCCATTGAATAATAATGTATGTCCTTTATACTTGGGAGACGATACAGATGGGTTGTTGAATATGGAATACGTGGACCTATATGAGGATGCTGTTAACAATGAGTCTATGTTTGAAGTAGACATGTTAGTGGATTATGATGTGGACGTTAATGTGGCTGATATAGATATGTTTGAGAAGATTGCTAATGTTGATCATGTGGAAGAGTCAATGATGAATGTAGAATCAAGGGTTGATAGAGGACCTTATGGTGATAATAACCCGATAATTGACGATGAGCATCATGCAGATTCAATAGGAAGTGGTGAACACCGTGTCAACAGTAAGAAGAGGAAGTATATCGAGAAATTAATGGCAAGCACCATAGTCGTCTCATCCGAGTCTACTATAGAAGATGTCCAAGTTGATAATATGTTTTTAAGCAAAAAAGATTTTGCTAAGAAAATGTCTGTCTTTGCCATTAGAAAGAACTTCTAGTATGTGTTGAATAGATCTACtaagaaattatatattttaagatGCATAGAAATGACTTATCAATGGAAGATTAGGGCTATTAGAATGAAAGAccctgaaatgttcaaaattagcAAATATGTTAACACCCACACATGCTAAAAGATATTAAGAAAACAAGATAATAAATAAGCTAACAGTTGGGTTATAGCTGAAGTGATTAAGTCTAAATATCAGGATGTTAGTCATGGTTATAAATCGAAGGAAATTATTCAAGACTTTCGCAAGGAGTATGGGGTGGACATTAGTTACAAGAGGGCATGGTGGGCTAGGGAAGTTGCATTGTCCTTAACGAGAGGATCCCCTAGAGAGTCATTCTATTTGTTACCATAGTATGGGGAAGCGTTGAAGATTGCCAATCCTGGGACTCACTATGAGTTGGAGATTGATTCTGATGGGCATTTTAAATACATTTATATGGCACTTGAGATTGCAATcagagggttttttttttaaattatatcaaGCCAGTTATTATTGTTGATACTACACACATGAAAGGGAAGTATAAGGATATTGTCCTCGTAGCAGTTTCAATTTATGCTAATAAACAAATATACCTGGTTGCTTTTGGTTTGGGGGATAAAGAAAAGATGGTTCATGGACGTGGTTCATGAAAAGGTTGCAATCAATTGTTGTTGTGATTAATGGGTTGTTGTGTATCCGAtcaacacaaaagtattgcagagtCTATTGCTACAGTTTTTCCTGACGCATTCCATGAATTTGTATCCATCATTTGAGCCTGAACCTGACAACGAAGTTCAACAATGATAACATGTGTTCAAACTTTATGTTAGCAGCTAAGGCATGTCAGGAGTCCGTCTTTCGATATTATTGGAACAAGTTGTCTCCTTACAACAGTGTTCAAAAATACCTTACTAATGTCGGGATGTCAAGGTGGCCCACGTATACCAAGGGAGGAATGAGGTATGATCAGATGACCATAAATATTGCAAAGTGTATCAACGTGGTATTGAAGGATGCTTGATTCCTTTTGGTGACTACACTGTTGGATCATATTAGAAGTCTTCACCAGGAATGGTTTTCCAATCGTAGGACATTAGCTTCAATGTGAGAATCAGTTTTGTTAGTCCATGGGgaaatttttttgaaacttGCAGATATTAGTTCTAGaacatttactatacgatcgatCGATCACCACTAGTTTGAGATTGTAGACGGTCATTTAAACCCTCATGTTAACTTGAATGAGAAGACTTACATGTGTGGCAAGTTTCATTACTATGAAATCCCCTATTTGCATGCACTTGCCGCTTGTCGGGTCAGGAGTATTGATCCATATACTTTATGCTCAAGTGCACACACAGTTACGAACTACTGGCTAGTTATGTAGAGCCTATATTCCCTGTTTTTCATGAATTAGAGTGGAAGACATCACCCGGGTTTGTTGATAAAGTAGTCTTACCTCCTAGGGTAATTGGAACAGTTAGTCGTCGTCAACAATCAAGTAggcaaaacaacaacaaaacaatACAAATAAATCTAGAATCTAGCTAAAATTTCGGTAAAGAACTCGATGAAAAACCTAAGATCATGCCCTAATAATGAAGAACTTGGGCCATTTACACCGGTATGCCACGAGATTAGAGTTTTCGTCACATCCTATATAAAATCTCGAGGAAGAACTCGGACTACAATTACCCCGAGATTATATACaaaattctgaaaattcaaaggTAATAAACCTAATCTCGGTACACATCCAAACGATCTGGGGTCCACTTGGTCAAATCTCGACtgagattcaaataaaattaatcgaaATAACAtggaaaaattccaaaaaaatcatcaacgacAGACTACATACCCAAAAAGGAACAAATATTGCAACATACACAATCATCAAACCAGATTTCATTGTATATGAAAGGATTAGGAGTATCGATCCATATACTTTAGATACATTCAAAAACCCTAGCAAACCTCTAATTATAAATGAAACAATATACTTAAAGAAGGACATATCTCTAAAATAAGTAAGTTTAAGGATGCAAAGAACCGTGGAGAAGGAAAATTTCACAAAGAAAGCATGGAAATCTCGGGAGAGTTGAGGACCTGAATCATCTGAAGGGTTTCCATGTATTTGAAAAGGTTTTTTTAAAGCAGGgatatttttgttcttttacaCGACTGGATAATTTGAATTCATTACGTTTTAAACACAATCTCAGGCCCGATCTCGCCTGAGAAGGCCCGAGAAAAATCAATTCTACGAGATTTTAAAAAGCATGCtacttttaaaattgtaaaattaaaagaggttattttggacaattttcCATTAAAATGCTCATATTTTTACATGCCGTACACATATTAGATAGACATCATGATGAGAAACATACTTATTATACAACAATTAAATTCCATGAATGAGACCCACACcttataataaataatcaaacaataattttcttttcaaaaagtAAACTTATATAAAAACTTATATAAAATTAAGGAAACTTGTTAAATTGGTTTTAACTCAACGATAATTGACATGACTTTTTTTAATAGAGGTTAGTAGTTCGTTTCCCATCTTTGTgttattgtacttaagaaaaaaaaaacgtacaAACAGACTTAACACATAGCTCAACTGATTAAAGGTGCGTTTAGAGTTAATTTGAGAGGgttaaaaagtgatttttaaaaatcttaacaattttttatgtttggtATAACAAATTTTGAGTGTAAGTCTAGGAGTGATTCAAATAtcgttaaaatcacttttgtcatctttaaaatcatttgaataTGTGTCTATAATCACTCAAAGTTaacataatattatattttacacttttaaatacaatttgcAAACAACAAATTTGATcttgaatgattaaaaacatgtttcaacataattttgaaaatgacaaaataaTTTTGATCATTTAGAATCACTTCTAACA
This DNA window, taken from Benincasa hispida cultivar B227 chromosome 6, ASM972705v1, whole genome shotgun sequence, encodes the following:
- the LOC120079702 gene encoding patellin-3-like, producing MAEETQKPAAAEPQPSSQPVPEDPAPAPAPAPEKELPDPAPANPDSVEEVAEAEKPKAAEDFEKISQSVSFKEETNVVAELPESQRKALADLKLLIQEALNNHDFTAPLPPPPLKEEDKPSEEKKEDPDKPAEETKIEDKSDAPKEAVPEEQPPKEVVIEEPPKTEPQPETVTVTVKVEDTITPSPAPETSLAPKPEEKAAEPSTVVEKVAVIDEDGAKTVEAIEETVVAVSAPQPEEPALPKEEAKAEPEAEAAEPVPPPPPEEVFIWGIPLLGDERSDVILLKFLRARDFKVKDAFTMIKNTVRWRKQFGIEALLDEDLGNQWDKVVFSHGVDREGHPVCYNVFGEFENKDLYQITFSDDEKSLKFLRWRIQFLEKSIRKLDFSPNGISTIVQVNDLKNSPGLTKWELRNATRRALQLFQDNYPEFAAKQVFINVSWWYLAVNRMISPFFTQRTKSKFVFAGPSKTAETLFKYVAPEQVPIQYGGLSREGEQEFSIEDPVTEVSIKAGTKHTVEFPVSEPSLLVWELRVVGWDVSYGAEFSPSAEGGYTVIVQKTTKLGPSDEPVISNSYRVGEAGKIVLTIDNLSSKKKKILLYRSKTKPVSD